In one window of Allorhodopirellula heiligendammensis DNA:
- a CDS encoding DUF4339 domain-containing protein — MKSELAGRRGICPACSVRFRIPAHDTQTSTPIDASEAPRPDDSSVPAKSTAQQQRAHDSSIAANAGGSANPNPSPQRTSPPSASSTRPPSSLEDVLGGTSATWYVRPSSGGQFGPADGPTLGQWISEGRVADSAMIWRDGWPEWRTARSVLPQEQGGDPPRVEQNHKSIPAVRTVPAAPANTVPAAADPVADPDKPLRTSGKVLDTNKKKVSHKRVTSSVVLALVFILLLSALIFVVWWS, encoded by the coding sequence GTGAAATCGGAGCTAGCTGGACGACGGGGGATTTGCCCGGCGTGCTCAGTTCGGTTTCGCATACCCGCGCACGACACGCAGACCTCGACGCCGATCGATGCAAGCGAAGCCCCGCGACCGGACGATTCGTCTGTACCCGCGAAATCGACGGCCCAGCAACAGCGAGCTCATGATTCCTCCATCGCTGCTAACGCGGGAGGCTCGGCAAACCCAAATCCATCTCCCCAGCGAACTTCGCCTCCGTCCGCAAGCTCAACGCGCCCACCGTCCAGCCTCGAGGACGTCCTCGGCGGGACGTCGGCGACGTGGTACGTACGACCTTCCAGCGGCGGGCAATTCGGCCCCGCCGACGGCCCCACGCTCGGTCAGTGGATCAGCGAGGGCCGGGTGGCTGATTCAGCGATGATCTGGCGCGATGGGTGGCCGGAATGGCGAACGGCCCGCAGCGTGCTGCCGCAAGAGCAAGGCGGCGACCCACCCCGTGTCGAGCAAAATCATAAATCCATCCCGGCCGTTCGCACCGTTCCGGCGGCACCTGCCAATACCGTTCCCGCTGCGGCAGACCCTGTTGCGGACCCCGACAAGCCGCTTCGCACGAGCGGCAAAGTGCTCGACACGAATAAGAAAAAGGTCTCCCACAAACGCGTCACGTCCAGCGTCGTACTGGCTCTGGTTTTCATTTTGCTGCTGAGCGCATTGATTTTCGTAGTGTGGTGGTCCTAG
- the mch gene encoding methenyltetrahydromethanopterin cyclohydrolase translates to MKSEKNTATLALLHERAHALFAASRRRASDLRCSVVEIGGASVLDCGVHEAGSLQSGLVLAKLCLGDHAEVNLTPAEPDMITDIAVMVSTDHPIAACLGGQYAGWPLAADKFFAMASGPMRMLRGREEMLQHLNLITTADSLTSAVGVLESDRLPDASVIAEVATACGVPAARVCLGVAPVTSIAGGVQVVARSVETALHKLHALEFDVTKVVSATGIAPLPPGAKPGDTVEGIGRTNDAMLYGAKVTLWIDAPDEEIDAVAMKVPSESSSDHGQPFAKIFKQYDYDFYKVDPMLFSPAVVTIHSLASGRTWRCGKLAPEILRTSFGIDS, encoded by the coding sequence ATGAAATCTGAAAAAAATACCGCTACGCTAGCTCTTTTGCATGAGCGCGCCCATGCTCTCTTCGCCGCATCACGACGACGGGCGTCCGACCTCCGTTGCTCAGTAGTTGAAATCGGTGGGGCTAGCGTGCTGGATTGTGGCGTTCATGAAGCGGGATCGCTGCAATCCGGATTGGTGCTTGCCAAGTTGTGTCTCGGCGATCATGCCGAGGTTAATCTGACGCCAGCGGAGCCGGACATGATCACCGACATCGCGGTGATGGTTTCCACAGATCATCCCATCGCCGCTTGCCTGGGAGGCCAGTACGCGGGCTGGCCGCTGGCCGCGGATAAGTTTTTTGCGATGGCCAGTGGCCCCATGCGAATGCTTCGGGGCCGCGAGGAGATGCTGCAACACTTGAACTTGATCACCACCGCCGACTCGCTGACGTCTGCGGTCGGGGTGCTCGAGTCCGATCGCCTGCCGGATGCGAGCGTGATAGCAGAAGTCGCTACCGCGTGTGGCGTCCCGGCGGCGCGGGTATGTCTCGGCGTCGCCCCCGTGACATCGATTGCCGGTGGCGTGCAAGTCGTCGCACGCAGTGTCGAGACGGCACTGCATAAACTTCATGCCCTCGAGTTCGACGTCACAAAAGTCGTTTCGGCGACTGGGATTGCCCCCTTGCCGCCCGGCGCAAAACCAGGCGATACGGTCGAGGGCATTGGCCGTACCAATGACGCCATGCTGTACGGTGCCAAGGTCACACTTTGGATCGATGCTCCCGACGAAGAGATTGACGCGGTAGCAATGAAGGTTCCGAGTGAATCGTCATCGGACCACGGACAACCATTTGCGAAAATCTTCAAGCAGTATGATTACGACTTCTACAAGGTCGACCCAATGTTGTTCAGCCCTGCGGTGGTCACGATTCATTCGCTGGCCAGTGGGCGAACATGGCGATGCGGAAAGCTTGCACCGGAGATTTTGAGGACGTCGTTCGGGATAGATTCGTGA
- a CDS encoding ATP-grasp domain-containing protein, whose amino-acid sequence MNSPHILVLGGRPICRAADAPLGWHLAELQSAAGRLGVELSFADYESFHARIELGGSRSCVVEETRDVARRRQLHLDEVDGIFTRTMPAGSMEQILFRLAVLHDEYDRRAQCDRARSIVNPPASLELAIDKYATLTRVARMDIPTPATAVAQSRSDAMRLFGELGGDVVVKPIFGGEGRGVMRIQDAELAWTAFSTLGQLGAIFYVQQFVAPGGCDVRLLIIGPYVHAIRRTCPLGFRTNMRAGGRAELVEMRSEWEHLARRVCSEFKLTLAAIDLLETSNGNEYRLVEINAIPGWKGAQGVVPVNLAEQIISVLKDSAL is encoded by the coding sequence GTGAACTCCCCACACATTCTCGTACTCGGAGGACGCCCGATCTGCCGGGCGGCTGATGCGCCGTTGGGTTGGCACCTTGCCGAGTTGCAATCTGCGGCAGGGCGACTCGGTGTCGAATTAAGCTTTGCTGACTATGAGTCCTTTCATGCGCGGATCGAGCTTGGCGGTTCCCGTTCCTGCGTTGTGGAGGAGACACGTGACGTTGCCCGGCGACGTCAACTCCACCTCGACGAAGTGGATGGGATTTTCACGCGTACGATGCCTGCGGGATCGATGGAACAGATTTTATTTCGTCTTGCAGTGTTACATGACGAGTACGATCGACGAGCGCAGTGTGATCGGGCTCGTAGCATCGTCAATCCACCTGCGTCCCTCGAACTGGCCATTGACAAGTACGCAACTCTCACTCGAGTGGCACGGATGGATATTCCGACGCCCGCGACCGCTGTTGCCCAATCCCGCTCGGATGCCATGCGGCTATTTGGCGAACTCGGGGGAGACGTGGTGGTCAAGCCAATCTTCGGCGGCGAGGGTCGCGGTGTCATGCGCATCCAAGACGCCGAACTCGCCTGGACAGCGTTCTCAACGCTGGGACAACTCGGAGCTATTTTCTACGTGCAGCAGTTTGTTGCTCCCGGAGGGTGTGACGTGCGTTTGCTCATTATCGGGCCGTATGTGCATGCAATCCGACGGACATGCCCACTGGGTTTCCGCACGAACATGCGCGCCGGTGGCCGCGCCGAGTTAGTTGAAATGCGCAGTGAGTGGGAGCATTTGGCGCGTCGTGTGTGCAGCGAATTCAAGTTAACTTTGGCCGCGATCGATTTACTCGAGACGTCCAACGGGAACGAATACCGACTCGTGGAAATCAACGCCATTCCTGGCTGGAAGGGGGCGCAGGGCGTCGTTCCCGTGAACCTGGCCGAACAAATCATTTCCGTCTTGAAAGATAGTGCCTTATGA
- a CDS encoding protein kinase family protein produces MHDQSAVRPIAPNSSTPDRILGIWRLGQRLAQGSGSDLYLAQPADSCGNPRYDYVLKTVRQEDSGNAANSSGPSSIRESQRRITQAIHAAGVSHPNLIAVLDASDSPHSPYLVMPRLESVTMDQRTCQIETFAVPVALWWTRQIAQALEKLHSAGWVHGNVVPANVLVDSKGHATLIDLGFAAQIHTPLHRTFRGAPDYASPELAAGTTAALPAMDTFALGRMLWENLAATAPVARSVMEPIADLIESMVAADPQDRPAIKDVVQRLLTLEIETLGEHIVPGTPPRAMAA; encoded by the coding sequence ATGCACGATCAATCCGCCGTCCGTCCCATCGCACCCAATTCGTCCACGCCGGACCGCATTCTCGGGATCTGGCGGTTGGGGCAACGATTGGCGCAGGGCAGTGGCTCGGATTTGTATCTGGCGCAACCCGCCGACAGCTGCGGGAATCCCCGCTACGACTATGTACTCAAAACGGTGCGCCAGGAAGACTCAGGGAACGCTGCCAATTCGTCCGGACCGAGTTCAATTCGCGAGTCCCAGCGACGAATCACGCAGGCAATCCACGCCGCGGGGGTATCTCATCCCAATCTGATTGCCGTTCTCGATGCGTCGGATTCGCCCCACTCTCCCTACCTCGTCATGCCTCGGCTCGAGAGCGTCACGATGGACCAGCGAACCTGCCAAATCGAGACGTTCGCTGTTCCGGTGGCGCTTTGGTGGACGCGTCAAATCGCCCAAGCGCTTGAAAAACTCCATTCCGCTGGCTGGGTGCATGGAAACGTGGTACCGGCGAATGTGCTGGTCGACAGCAAGGGACACGCCACGCTCATCGATCTTGGGTTTGCTGCGCAGATTCACACACCACTGCACCGCACATTCCGCGGTGCGCCCGATTACGCCTCCCCGGAACTGGCAGCGGGAACCACCGCGGCTCTGCCGGCAATGGACACGTTTGCTTTGGGCCGGATGCTTTGGGAAAACCTAGCGGCGACAGCGCCCGTCGCTCGTAGCGTGATGGAGCCGATCGCGGATCTGATTGAAAGCATGGTCGCGGCAGACCCGCAAGACCGCCCTGCGATCAAAGATGTCGTCCAGCGTCTGCTCACGTTGGAGATCGAGACCCTGGGTGAGCACATTGTTCCAGGTACGCCACCGCGAGCCATGGCGGCGTAG
- a CDS encoding fatty acid CoA ligase family protein, with amino-acid sequence MSDWTPGNVADRLTQISRQLPGAIAIAEPSGPPKKSGQERDYALTTFKTLDQRSTEIARGLIAWGVEPGMRLISLVPFGAQFIELVFALMKAGVSVVLIDPGMDRRHLVKCLQEVNPDGFVGIPKAQAIRTLLRRRFPTARWNVTVGRRYFWGGKTLAQILEMGQRAATPLPTVGIEDEAAVIFTTGSTGPPKGVAYTHGTFHAQIDRIANRYNIQRGSRDLACFPLFGLFDAVMGVTTIIPDMDPTRPADVDPTKLIAAARQWEVDQAFGSPALWKTVTRWCDANAVGRPFPTLRRVLSAGAPVPAATLASLRRYVHEDADIETPYGATEALPIASIESRQVITETGPAANKGKGVCVGTRFEGVHWKVIEITDDELRYFSDITEVARGKIGELMVSGPMVTRKYVTRTDQNAMHKVYDGETVWHRMGDVGYLDPQDRFWFCGRKAHRVISADRTFFTVPCEAVFNLQDDVEKCALVGRGPVAQQIPVIVVQPVDPAIARDPARRDALVARLREVASRNPLTQRINDFVIREAPLPVDIRHNSKIFREKLAAEVNAAG; translated from the coding sequence ATGTCTGACTGGACGCCTGGGAACGTCGCCGATCGGTTGACTCAGATATCACGCCAGTTGCCAGGCGCGATTGCGATCGCGGAACCATCGGGACCACCCAAAAAGTCAGGTCAAGAACGCGATTATGCGTTGACTACATTCAAGACCCTCGATCAGCGGAGCACCGAGATAGCGCGAGGCTTGATCGCATGGGGTGTCGAGCCCGGCATGCGGCTGATCAGTTTGGTTCCATTCGGTGCGCAGTTCATTGAATTGGTATTCGCACTGATGAAAGCGGGGGTCTCCGTAGTACTGATTGACCCCGGGATGGACCGTCGTCATCTGGTGAAATGTTTGCAAGAAGTCAATCCAGATGGGTTTGTGGGCATTCCGAAGGCGCAGGCTATCCGGACGCTGCTGCGTCGCCGCTTTCCTACGGCGCGGTGGAATGTCACCGTCGGGCGACGCTATTTCTGGGGCGGCAAGACACTCGCCCAGATCCTGGAAATGGGCCAGCGAGCGGCGACTCCACTTCCGACAGTTGGCATTGAAGACGAGGCGGCGGTGATCTTCACCACCGGCAGCACGGGACCGCCTAAAGGCGTGGCATACACGCACGGCACCTTCCATGCTCAAATCGATCGGATCGCCAACCGATATAACATTCAACGTGGGTCACGCGACTTAGCGTGCTTCCCACTCTTTGGCTTGTTTGACGCCGTCATGGGCGTGACGACGATCATCCCGGATATGGACCCCACACGTCCAGCCGATGTGGATCCGACCAAGCTCATTGCGGCGGCCCGGCAATGGGAGGTTGACCAAGCGTTCGGCTCGCCAGCGTTATGGAAAACGGTGACGAGGTGGTGCGATGCCAACGCTGTGGGACGCCCGTTTCCTACCCTTCGCCGCGTGCTGTCCGCCGGTGCTCCGGTACCTGCCGCCACGCTGGCAAGCCTCCGCAGGTATGTGCATGAAGACGCCGACATTGAAACGCCGTATGGTGCCACCGAAGCCTTGCCGATCGCGTCGATCGAATCGCGACAAGTGATTACGGAGACGGGGCCAGCTGCGAATAAGGGGAAAGGCGTGTGCGTCGGTACGCGATTTGAAGGCGTGCATTGGAAGGTCATCGAGATCACTGATGACGAGCTCCGCTACTTTTCCGATATCACCGAAGTCGCCCGTGGCAAGATCGGCGAGCTGATGGTCAGCGGACCGATGGTCACCCGCAAATATGTGACCCGCACGGATCAAAATGCAATGCACAAGGTGTACGATGGTGAGACGGTGTGGCACCGGATGGGCGATGTGGGCTACCTCGATCCACAGGATCGGTTCTGGTTTTGCGGGCGAAAGGCGCATCGCGTGATCTCCGCTGACCGCACGTTTTTCACCGTGCCATGCGAAGCCGTTTTCAATCTCCAAGATGATGTTGAAAAATGCGCGTTAGTAGGGCGGGGTCCTGTGGCCCAACAAATACCAGTGATCGTCGTCCAGCCTGTCGATCCCGCCATTGCCCGCGACCCGGCGAGACGTGATGCGTTGGTTGCGCGATTGCGTGAGGTGGCCTCACGCAATCCGCTCACTCAGCGGATTAACGATTTCGTAATCCGGGAGGCGCCGCTACCGGTCGACATTCGGCACAACAGCAAGATCTTCCGCGAAAAGCTTGCCGCTGAAGTGAATGCTGCCGGCTAG